A DNA window from Anaeromyxobacter sp. contains the following coding sequences:
- a CDS encoding ABC transporter ATP-binding protein — MRGLCVDYVGEEGLVRAVDRVSFEVGRGELLGIAGESGCGKSTVAQALLRVLPPPALISGGQVLFEGRDLLRLDEPALRALRWRRLSMVFQGALDALNPVLTVGAQLRDTLEAHGVRGARARQRAAELLALVGLRPAHLASWPHQLSGGMRQRVGIALALALEPALVVLDEPTTALDVVVEREILQVLLDLKARLGFSAIFITHDLARMLQLCDRVAVFYAGRLVEVAPAAALRAGPRHPYTQGLLAAYPSLQGDDQERPAIPGAPPSLRSPPPGCRFHPRCALAVERCRSEEPALRSLGAGSGVACHLA; from the coding sequence GTGCGGGGGCTGTGCGTCGACTACGTCGGCGAGGAGGGGCTGGTGCGGGCGGTGGACCGGGTCTCCTTCGAGGTGGGGCGCGGCGAGCTCCTGGGCATCGCCGGCGAGTCGGGCTGTGGCAAGTCCACCGTGGCCCAGGCGCTGCTGCGGGTCCTGCCCCCGCCGGCTCTCATCAGCGGGGGGCAGGTCCTCTTCGAGGGGCGCGACCTGCTCCGCCTGGACGAGCCGGCGCTGCGGGCGCTGCGCTGGCGCCGCCTCTCCATGGTGTTCCAGGGCGCCCTCGACGCGCTCAACCCGGTGCTGACGGTGGGGGCGCAGCTCCGCGACACGCTCGAGGCCCACGGCGTGCGCGGCGCCCGGGCGCGGCAGCGCGCCGCCGAGCTGCTGGCGCTGGTGGGCCTCCGGCCGGCGCACCTGGCGTCCTGGCCGCACCAGCTCTCAGGTGGGATGCGGCAGCGGGTCGGCATCGCGCTGGCGCTGGCGCTCGAGCCGGCGCTGGTGGTGCTCGACGAGCCCACCACGGCGCTCGACGTGGTGGTCGAGCGGGAGATCCTGCAGGTGCTGCTGGACCTCAAGGCCCGGCTGGGCTTCTCGGCCATCTTCATCACCCACGACCTGGCCCGCATGCTGCAGCTGTGCGACCGGGTGGCCGTCTTCTACGCGGGCCGCCTGGTGGAGGTGGCCCCGGCCGCCGCGCTGCGCGCCGGCCCGCGCCACCCCTACACCCAGGGGCTCCTGGCGGCCTATCCGTCGCTGCAGGGTGACGACCAGGAGCGCCCCGCCATCCCCGGCGCGCCGCCCAGCCTGAGGTCGCCGCCGCCCGGCTGCCGCTTCCACCCGCGCTGCGCCCTGGCGGTGGAGCGGTGCCGGAGCGAGGAGCCGGCCCTGCGCTCCCTGGGCGCGGGAAGCGGCGTCGCCTGCCACCTGGCGTAG
- a CDS encoding ROK family transcriptional regulator has product MEAPVHRPNLSEVLQLIWRERQISRAEIARRRDLSRSTVSQIVEELLELGLIKEVGAGESKGGRRPIVLQFDDDAAVILGVDLGATHVAVTLTNLRGAVLAWQHQKHPVRDDPPGALALVNELAERCLATWGGSRRRLLGAGMAVPSPVDPARPTFLNDVVVPTWKGIDVVQGLRKRFRVPVLVDNDANLGALAERWWGAGRDVDHFAYIKLATGIGSGFFVDGKIYRGASGIAGEVGHLSVDPHGLPCGCGLRGCLVTVVGSPALLKRARRLLADHPGSALAGREFGITVMEDAALAGDALALQVVREAAEHLGVAVAGLLNLLNPAVVIVGGGLARLGDVLLDPLREVVRTRTLATSMAVSRIVTSQLGARAVAVGAATLLLQRALSDPRHFPVASAAR; this is encoded by the coding sequence CTGGAGGCGCCGGTGCACCGCCCCAACCTCTCGGAGGTGCTGCAGCTCATCTGGCGCGAGCGGCAGATCTCTCGCGCCGAGATCGCCCGCCGCAGGGACCTGAGCCGCTCCACCGTCTCGCAGATCGTCGAGGAGCTGCTGGAGCTGGGGCTCATCAAGGAGGTGGGCGCCGGCGAGTCGAAGGGCGGCCGCCGCCCCATCGTCCTCCAGTTCGACGACGACGCGGCCGTCATCCTGGGGGTCGATCTCGGCGCCACCCACGTGGCCGTCACCCTCACCAACCTGCGCGGCGCCGTGCTGGCCTGGCAGCACCAGAAGCACCCGGTGCGCGACGACCCGCCGGGCGCGCTGGCGCTGGTGAACGAGCTGGCCGAGCGCTGCCTGGCCACCTGGGGCGGCAGCCGGCGGCGCCTGCTCGGGGCGGGCATGGCGGTGCCGAGCCCGGTCGACCCGGCGCGCCCCACCTTCCTCAACGACGTGGTGGTCCCCACCTGGAAGGGCATCGACGTGGTGCAGGGGCTGCGCAAGCGCTTCCGGGTGCCCGTGCTGGTGGACAACGACGCCAACCTGGGCGCGCTGGCCGAGCGCTGGTGGGGCGCCGGGCGCGACGTCGACCACTTCGCCTACATCAAGCTGGCCACCGGCATCGGCTCCGGCTTCTTCGTGGACGGCAAGATCTACCGCGGGGCCAGCGGCATCGCCGGCGAGGTGGGCCACCTCTCGGTGGACCCCCACGGCCTGCCCTGCGGCTGCGGGCTGCGCGGCTGCCTGGTGACGGTGGTGGGCTCGCCGGCGCTGCTCAAGCGGGCCCGCCGGCTCCTGGCCGACCACCCGGGGAGCGCCCTGGCCGGCCGCGAGTTCGGCATCACCGTGATGGAGGACGCCGCCCTGGCCGGGGACGCCCTGGCGCTGCAGGTGGTCCGCGAGGCCGCCGAGCACCTGGGGGTGGCCGTGGCCGGCCTGCTCAACCTGCTCAACCCCGCGGTGGTCATCGTGGGCGGCGGCCTGGCCCGCCTCGGCGACGTGCTCCTCGACCCGCTCCGCGAGGTGGTGCGCACCCGCACCCTGGCCACCTCCATGGCGGTGTCGCGCATCGTCACCAGCCAGCTGGGCGCCCGCGCGGTGGCGGTGGGCGCCGCCACCCTGTTGCTGCAGCGGGCCCTCTCGGACCCGCGTCACTTCCCGGTCGCCTCGGCGGCCCGCTGA
- a CDS encoding ABC transporter permease, with protein MRRLLGRLGFYALACWAALTLNFFLPRLMPGDPATALFARFRGRLSPEAMGALRQAFGLTDASLPAQYLTYLAHVARGDLGLSVAYYPSPVSQVIAGGLGWTLLLAGTAVLVSFTLGSLLGIAAAWWRGGWVDTLLPPLLALLGAFPYFWLAMVLLYLLGFRLGLFPLGHAYGDDLTPAWSLAFLADVGRHAALPLASLVLSTVGGWMLGMRNAMITVLGSDQVALARAKGLSPARVALGYAARTALLPGVTGFGMAFGFVVGGSLLTEVVFSYPGQGYLLVQAVRNQDYPLMQGIFLVITLAVLGANWLVDLATAWLDPRTRGAR; from the coding sequence ATGCGGCGGCTCCTCGGGCGGCTCGGCTTCTACGCGCTGGCGTGCTGGGCCGCGCTCACCCTCAACTTCTTCCTGCCGCGGCTCATGCCGGGCGATCCGGCCACCGCCCTCTTCGCCCGCTTCCGGGGGCGGCTCAGCCCGGAGGCCATGGGGGCGCTGCGCCAGGCCTTCGGCCTCACCGACGCGTCGCTCCCGGCCCAGTACCTGACCTACCTGGCGCACGTGGCCCGCGGCGACCTGGGCCTCTCGGTGGCCTACTACCCGTCGCCGGTGAGCCAGGTCATCGCCGGGGGGCTCGGCTGGACGCTCCTCCTGGCCGGCACCGCCGTGCTGGTGAGCTTCACCCTGGGCTCCCTCCTGGGCATCGCGGCCGCCTGGTGGCGCGGCGGGTGGGTCGACACGCTGCTGCCCCCGCTGCTGGCCCTGCTGGGCGCCTTCCCCTACTTCTGGCTGGCCATGGTGCTGCTCTACCTGCTCGGCTTCCGGCTCGGGCTCTTCCCGCTGGGGCACGCCTACGGCGACGACCTCACCCCGGCGTGGAGCCTGGCCTTCCTGGCCGACGTGGGTCGCCACGCGGCGCTGCCCCTGGCCTCGCTGGTCCTGAGCACGGTGGGCGGCTGGATGCTGGGCATGCGCAACGCCATGATCACGGTGCTCGGGTCGGACCAGGTGGCGCTGGCGCGCGCCAAGGGGCTCTCGCCGGCGCGGGTGGCGCTCGGCTACGCCGCCCGCACCGCGCTCCTGCCCGGCGTCACCGGCTTCGGCATGGCCTTCGGCTTCGTGGTGGGCGGCTCCTTGCTCACCGAGGTGGTCTTCTCCTACCCGGGGCAGGGGTACCTGCTGGTGCAGGCGGTGCGCAACCAGGACTACCCGCTCATGCAGGGCATCTTCCTGGTCATCACGCTGGCGGTGCTGGGCGCCAACTGGCTGGTGGACCTGGCCACGGCCTGGCTCGACCCGCGCACCCGGGGGGCCAGGTGA
- a CDS encoding ABC transporter permease codes for MAGATPAWWSALRRDRKAAAGAALLGAFVVLGLVGPWLVASPDALVGIPLQPPSWSHWLGTTGQGQDVLAQTVAGTRVSLLVGFGVGATVVLLGALLGVTAAYFGGWVDGLLSLLFNVFLVLPGLPLAIVIAAYLPAGPGTVAFVLVVTGWAWNARVLRAEALSLRQRDFVAAAVVSGEGPGRIITRELLPNLTSLLVAQFIGSTVYAIGAQVGLEFLGLGDVSAATWGTNLYWATNDSALLTGAWWTFVPTGVCLALVGSSLVMLNAAFDELANPRLRADRAWRAWLLGHGLAPTRSTPVVDRG; via the coding sequence GTGGCCGGCGCCACGCCGGCCTGGTGGTCTGCCCTGCGGCGGGACCGCAAGGCCGCCGCCGGCGCCGCGCTGCTGGGCGCCTTCGTGGTCCTGGGGCTGGTCGGCCCCTGGCTGGTGGCCAGCCCGGACGCGCTGGTGGGGATCCCGCTGCAGCCGCCCTCCTGGAGCCACTGGCTCGGCACCACCGGGCAGGGCCAGGACGTGCTGGCCCAGACGGTGGCCGGGACCAGGGTCTCGCTGCTGGTCGGCTTCGGCGTGGGCGCCACGGTGGTGCTGCTGGGGGCGCTCCTGGGCGTGACCGCCGCCTACTTCGGCGGGTGGGTCGACGGCCTGCTGTCGCTGCTCTTCAACGTGTTCCTGGTGCTCCCGGGGCTGCCGCTGGCCATCGTCATCGCCGCCTACCTGCCGGCCGGCCCGGGCACGGTGGCCTTCGTGCTGGTGGTCACCGGCTGGGCCTGGAACGCCAGGGTGCTGCGCGCCGAGGCGCTCTCCCTGCGGCAGCGGGACTTCGTGGCCGCCGCGGTGGTGAGCGGGGAGGGGCCCGGGCGCATCATCACCCGCGAGCTGCTGCCCAACCTGACCTCGCTCCTGGTGGCCCAGTTCATCGGCAGCACCGTGTACGCCATCGGCGCGCAGGTCGGGCTGGAGTTCCTGGGGCTGGGCGACGTGTCGGCCGCCACCTGGGGCACCAACCTCTACTGGGCCACCAACGACTCGGCCCTGCTGACGGGCGCCTGGTGGACCTTCGTGCCCACCGGGGTCTGCCTGGCGCTGGTGGGGTCCTCCCTGGTGATGCTCAACGCCGCCTTCGACGAGCTGGCCAACCCGCGCCTGCGGGCCGATCGGGCCTGGCGGGCCTGGCTCCTGGGCCACGGGCTGGCGCCGACCCGCAGCACCCCGGTGGTGGACCGTGGCTGA
- a CDS encoding ABC transporter substrate-binding protein: protein MVAVGALLGALACVRERPPAPPGVLVVSVEQEASWIRNFNPLTGAAVPRWPTWSGIYEPLFVFSAVRGEQIPWLATRAEWRDGGRRLRVTTRSGVSWSDGAPFGARDVAFTFELLRRFPGLDRRGVWSWLGGVELVDPSTVDFTFPRVFLPGRDDLLAQLVVPEHAWRDVADPVAWANEHPVATGPFTEVRVFQHQVYELGRNPRYWQAGLPRVEALRFPAYPSNERANLALVFDEVDWAGNFVPAIDRIFVARSPADHAYWFPLTGATIFLFANTTRAPFDDVRVRTALSLAIDRRLLVEVALHGYSRPADATGLSDAYAGWRDPQAAGADWTRHDPGRAGALLDEAGHRVGPDGLRRLPDGRPWRYEILAVSGWSDWVRAAQVIARGLRQLGVDASVRTADVGAFTQRVQEGDFDLTIGWSFEGPTPWSVYRWLMSRQTVKPMGTPSMSNWHRYGSAEADRLLAAFEQEPDPAGQRLLATALQRVFAAEVPAIPLYPNPSWAEFNTRRFQGFPTAAHPYADPSPNRFDRGETLLVLTALEPRIR, encoded by the coding sequence CTGGTGGCGGTGGGCGCCCTGCTGGGCGCCCTGGCCTGCGTGCGCGAGCGGCCCCCGGCGCCGCCGGGCGTGCTGGTGGTCTCGGTCGAGCAGGAGGCCTCCTGGATCCGCAACTTCAACCCGCTGACCGGCGCCGCGGTGCCGCGCTGGCCCACCTGGTCCGGGATCTACGAGCCGCTCTTCGTCTTCAGCGCGGTGCGCGGCGAGCAGATCCCCTGGCTGGCCACCCGGGCCGAGTGGCGCGACGGCGGCCGGCGGCTGCGGGTCACCACCCGGTCCGGGGTCTCCTGGAGCGACGGCGCGCCCTTCGGGGCCCGCGACGTGGCCTTCACCTTCGAGCTGCTGCGGCGCTTCCCGGGCCTGGACCGGCGCGGGGTCTGGTCCTGGCTGGGCGGCGTGGAGCTGGTGGACCCGTCCACGGTGGACTTCACCTTCCCGCGGGTCTTCCTGCCGGGGCGCGACGACCTCCTGGCCCAGCTGGTCGTGCCGGAGCACGCCTGGCGCGACGTGGCCGATCCGGTCGCCTGGGCCAACGAGCACCCGGTGGCCACCGGCCCCTTCACCGAGGTGCGGGTCTTCCAGCACCAGGTCTACGAGCTGGGGCGGAACCCCCGCTACTGGCAGGCCGGCCTGCCCCGGGTGGAGGCGCTCCGGTTCCCGGCCTACCCGTCCAACGAGCGGGCCAACCTGGCGCTGGTCTTCGACGAGGTGGACTGGGCCGGCAACTTCGTCCCCGCCATCGACCGGATCTTCGTGGCCCGCTCGCCGGCGGACCACGCCTACTGGTTCCCGCTCACCGGCGCGACCATCTTCCTGTTCGCCAACACCACCCGCGCCCCCTTCGACGACGTGCGGGTCCGCACCGCGCTCAGCCTGGCCATCGACCGCCGCCTGCTGGTGGAGGTGGCGCTGCACGGCTACTCGCGCCCGGCCGACGCCACCGGCCTGTCCGACGCCTACGCCGGCTGGCGCGATCCCCAGGCCGCCGGGGCCGACTGGACGCGCCACGACCCGGGCCGCGCCGGCGCGCTGCTGGACGAGGCGGGCCACCGGGTCGGGCCGGACGGCCTGCGGCGGCTGCCCGACGGGCGCCCCTGGCGCTACGAGATCCTGGCGGTCTCGGGCTGGTCGGACTGGGTGCGCGCGGCCCAGGTCATCGCGCGCGGCCTGCGCCAGCTGGGCGTCGACGCCTCGGTCCGCACCGCCGACGTGGGCGCCTTCACGCAGCGGGTCCAGGAGGGCGACTTCGACCTCACCATCGGCTGGTCGTTCGAGGGGCCGACCCCCTGGTCGGTCTACCGCTGGCTCATGTCGCGCCAGACGGTCAAGCCCATGGGCACCCCCTCCATGTCCAACTGGCACCGCTACGGCAGCGCCGAGGCCGACCGGCTGCTGGCCGCGTTCGAGCAGGAGCCGGACCCGGCCGGCCAGCGGCTGCTGGCCACCGCGCTGCAGCGGGTCTTCGCGGCCGAGGTGCCGGCCATCCCCCTCTACCCCAACCCCTCCTGGGCGGAGTTCAACACCCGCCGCTTCCAGGGGTTCCCCACGGCGGCGCACCCTTACGCCGATCCCTCCCCCAACCGGTTCGACCGCGGCGAGACCCTGCTGGTGCTCACCGCGCTCGAGCCCCGGATCCGGTGA
- a CDS encoding glycosyl hydrolase family 17 yields MEAAIALANAYPEVVLAVVVGNETQVDWSAHRVAPQVLVEWLRTVRRGVAQPVATADDFGFWLKPESDEVAREVDFLVLHAYAMWNGKPLEEALDFTRQKHAEVTRRHPGLPVVLGEAGWATRKHTEGEQATLIKAEPGEAAQRRFYQEFTAWVVGQRIVSTWFEAFDENWKGGPHPDEVEKHWGLFRADRTPKAAALP; encoded by the coding sequence GTGGAGGCGGCCATCGCCCTGGCCAACGCCTACCCCGAGGTGGTGCTGGCGGTGGTGGTCGGCAACGAGACCCAGGTGGACTGGTCGGCCCACCGGGTGGCGCCGCAGGTGCTGGTGGAGTGGCTGCGGACCGTGCGCCGCGGCGTGGCCCAGCCGGTGGCCACCGCCGACGACTTCGGCTTCTGGCTCAAGCCGGAGAGCGACGAGGTGGCCCGCGAGGTCGACTTCCTGGTGCTGCACGCCTACGCCATGTGGAACGGCAAGCCGCTCGAGGAGGCGCTCGACTTCACCAGGCAGAAGCACGCCGAGGTGACGCGCCGCCACCCCGGGCTCCCGGTGGTGCTGGGCGAGGCCGGCTGGGCCACCCGCAAGCACACCGAGGGCGAGCAGGCCACCCTCATCAAGGCGGAGCCGGGGGAGGCGGCGCAGCGCCGCTTCTACCAGGAGTTCACCGCCTGGGTGGTCGGCCAGCGGATCGTCAGCACCTGGTTCGAGGCCTTCGACGAGAACTGGAAGGGAGGACCCCACCCCGACGAGGTGGAGAAGCACTGGGGGCTGTTCCGGGCCGACCGGACGCCCAAGGCGGCGGCGCTGCCCTGA
- a CDS encoding glycoside hydrolase family 16 protein has translation MDPRRPTTTLLLALLALGSTGFGRCGSGWKVTWQDEFDGPAGQAPDPASWSADIGTDWGNAQLEFDTDRPENVALDGAGHLVITARKETYQGSAYTSARLLTKEKVVTRFGRVEARMKLPSGQGLWPAFWLLGANIDQVGWPTCGEIDVMEYRGQEPLVVHGTLHGPGYSGGNPITASTSLPGPAGFDQDFHVFAVEWDAGLVAFEVDGRVYAAVSREDLPAGTSWVFDQPFFVLVNLAVGGTYVGAPSAATTFPQQLVVDYVRISQRDP, from the coding sequence ATGGACCCGCGCCGCCCCACCACCACCCTCCTGCTGGCGCTGCTGGCGCTCGGGTCCACCGGCTTCGGGCGCTGCGGCTCGGGCTGGAAGGTGACCTGGCAGGACGAGTTCGACGGCCCGGCCGGACAGGCCCCGGATCCGGCCAGCTGGAGCGCCGACATCGGCACCGACTGGGGCAACGCCCAGCTCGAGTTCGACACCGACCGCCCCGAGAACGTGGCGCTCGACGGCGCCGGCCACCTGGTCATCACGGCGCGGAAGGAGACCTACCAGGGCAGCGCCTACACCTCGGCGCGGCTGCTCACCAAGGAGAAGGTGGTGACCAGGTTCGGGCGCGTCGAGGCGCGCATGAAGCTGCCGAGCGGGCAGGGGCTGTGGCCGGCCTTCTGGCTGCTGGGGGCCAACATCGACCAGGTCGGCTGGCCCACCTGCGGCGAGATCGACGTGATGGAGTACCGCGGCCAGGAGCCGCTGGTGGTCCACGGCACGCTGCACGGGCCGGGGTACTCGGGCGGCAACCCCATCACCGCCAGCACCTCGCTGCCGGGACCGGCCGGCTTCGACCAGGACTTCCACGTCTTCGCGGTGGAGTGGGACGCCGGGCTGGTGGCCTTCGAGGTGGACGGGCGGGTCTACGCCGCGGTCTCCCGGGAGGATCTCCCGGCCGGCACCAGCTGGGTCTTCGACCAGCCCTTCTTCGTGCTCGTCAACCTGGCGGTGGGCGGCACCTACGTGGGCGCCCCCAGCGCCGCGACCACCTTCCCGCAGCAGCTGGTGGTCGACTACGTGCGGATCTCCCAGCGGGACCCCTGA